The Aethina tumida isolate Nest 87 chromosome 5, icAetTumi1.1, whole genome shotgun sequence genomic sequence gtctcttctcatatttttaatgttttaatatatgaggtcgctatttattaattcttgctttattttcatataagtacatatatttttctgaattgaccAAACATATGTAAATagcaactttaaatttagaaaggaattttaatgattaaaccttaaaaatttctataatatcctttttgtttcataattttggtCCATCTCTATGGTACAGACTCGACCATTTggttcctttttgtttacttttgtgCTCTGTAGGCACAGAACcatcatttgttttataaatttattctcgtcagtaaaaattatttgttttgactgttctgtggtccagtTAATGTGATCCTAaccaagtcaaaattggaccaggttttttttgtttgtatggAGTCAAATGAACCCCATGTACtatcttctcacagtccttgacTCATTTCACCATACCCCATTTTTTCCAGGTGGgcattaatttcagttgacaataagattgaattgttttttgacattcgaattatattattattaattattatattgattttctttcaagtttttcgaattcaaacaatttttttagtatctaCCACTTGctcagtttctctaaatttttcaataatatagaaaacgattgatttattgtttctcTCGGTGTTAATAAcgctgaattattatttttttgcagtttcacttcgaccaatgattaaataattataataagcaaaatgcCGCCAATAAATAATCTATGTAAAGTCACAGAGGGCAATAAAAGAccgtaaaataaaaagttgctgtaattatatataaaaaagtatacaatttttaaagtttgaaattaGATTGACTAGTTGTATagtagacacaacaataacagaaaaaacaagaaacattaTAGATACTGACAACCAATTCAACTAGTAcatctcatatttttattatactgtaATAAGTTTCCACAATTTTAGGCACTAATCTATctaattttgacttttttcCAAGGACCCTAGATTTATGATAAATCATTCTAAAGTAaaccaaaaaattgaaaaaaatatgtaattttatgaaagtatactaataaaaagattatattaaaattaaaattactaaaaattattgaataaaaaaagaatattaattccgTTATCTACTacaaaacctatttttaaaaatttgaccaaaaacaaatattatgaattttttgtgGAACTTACTGTACCCATTGCAGTGCTTCACAAATCCACTGATTTTAATCACGTCCAAAGGAAACTAAACCGAAGCTTATACTCAGCGATTTCTCAGGAACCGACTGGCCAATTACGTAGGAGTGTATTATGTAATAGACAAGTCCTTACTCAGGACAATACGTAAACTGTGGGCCGGTAATTTGATGTTCGGAATatcgtaaaatttatattggcaGATCGGCTCTATCGCGTGGGTAAGGCAAGGCTAGGACTTCATGGCAACAAGGAATCTCGTAATCAGAAACaacaatgaaaaaatgaatggGGGAAGTAACTGAAAACGCATTGAAGTTTACGTTATTGTGTGTATTGTTTTCGGACGAATTGACACCGGTGAAACAAAACGTCTGAAAACAACGGACACATTTACGCAGCATCCagaagattaaattattacgcgTTACTGACGTTACGCTGAATGTGTGTTATATCAGACCACTTACAGTTCCTGTACGTTTGTGTCAACAACACTTTCCTGAGCTTGACACGTTTCATCGTCAGTGTTTTAATTacgaacaataaattttaaacatttttcgaataataaaacaatacctCTTGAATTTGTATGTAAGAGTAGAAAATCAGctttataatgttaatatttataattcaaccATTTAGAGTAATAATTTAGTGTTTatcatagaaaaatattttacaaaatatatattttttttattctttacacctctaaaaattacttttttaatttttttttttaacttaaaacctgaattattttatttaaattaaataatgtaaaatttattaatgaaaattgtttctattttttttttcattttaatatttaccattaaacaatgttttttgttataaaacatatttattaacaaatcgtATTAGTTAGTTTTGTGTCTAGAATAGAATTTTCTATATGTTATTCaggtttctataaattaattactcataaaaaatatttctctattttattaaattttaatttttataaaaattgatgaagaaaaattttgattttataaaatatattttctttatattatttagttttactcTTTTTTGTAATGTTCCatgaattaattgtttgattcctataaattaataaatatatagtttattaactaaaaatattctttttatagaGTCTATATAgagtttgattttttaatttaacatcttttttattagaaatgataaattaaaatacgtaCTAATacgtacttaaattttttgtttaacagataaagaagaattttgaaaaattgaaactattttttttttttttcaataaattactcatttttttttcaattctatgtcaataaaaatatttttgaatattattattaattgagttatttttactaatatcaACATTAACAcatcaaaaatttgattttagaaaatatatgaaaggaatattattcattttctataaattatttagatttgatttcttcaaataaattaaaataatataaaatttgtaaaaacaaaatatttttctaatttattattttttgagttattttttttataattttaacatttaaaattcaatattttttcttaccagagaaacaagaattttgatttaaaaaaataaatatttttttctttttctataaatatatcaagtttcgtttctctaaattaattattaattaatagtatttcttattttttgttatttttaatattaacactttttatgttatgtttatataaaaaatattggataattaatgatttaaatttaatttatttaatttttatacaatttttttaattttctattaattatttaaatttgattttttatatacaaaataaaataaaatttattaataaaaaatatttcttcctttttatttgttcagttattgtgttattgttattattaactatactattttataataaataaaaatttataattaaatctcgTGTTCGacagaaactttttattttaaaatctttaaatcagtattttttttttgtttgtctgatatttgtaaattaaatattactaagaatatttgtttattaaatgttacattaaCATTAACGAAAAAcaactttgaattattaattatttaaatttaattttattttaataaaaacagatatggtttaattttctatgaataatttaaatttaattcttattatgaaacaaattaatataaaatttatactaaggaaacatttatctattttttaagttatttgttttataattattgttttaatttttttaaagttttataaaaattgtttgtaaattaaatattaataaaatagttgtttattatatgtttttttcagatatttttttattctattattttttatattattaatatttaaggttcaacaatttttttggaatacaactactttatataaaaaattaaaaaataattaaattttgtgtttagaaaagaatttaaattttaaatatatttttttttgttttattgttgtttgagtttatatttttataaatattttaaaactacatcttttttctttaaagcataaaaaattaattaaaaatacatacttaccttaaatttttataacacacTAATGtagaataaaatgaaacaaacatgactatacaatatatttatttgatatttgtagctaatataacaatatcagtacaatttttcaacacattaatataatgtcgttttttttttaattatacaataatatatatttgtaatgaaCTAACAggtaatcaataattatagttttattagaaTGCATCTATTAATCTATCACTTTCATCAAGTACATATGTATAGATATTTTggtctaaatatttaagtatattattacAGGCTGGTTTCTATCGATAACTGGAATCTGTAAAAACctcaagaaatataaataacatagtGGTTCTTATGGCCTAATCGATCCGATGAAGTTGTGGATGTGGATGAAGTTGCATGcatcagaaataaaaaaatcttcttCTGCATTATTTAGGTCTTAACGAACAAATATTAGTGTTTACGTTTAGAATGCCAGAAGGTAGGcatcaatactatatttacTCGGTATATATCGAAAtcgaatatctaaaaatacatactACACTTAGGTCCCAGAATAAAGTAAAGCTTCATGAAATTTTGATTGCGAGATCAATAATTTCATAGACAACCGCTTTATTAAAACACTTGCCTCGTTCCGACTCGTTTTTTTGTCTTTCGACGTGCAACGCGTCAAGTGTTTTGTCCGGCGAGTTGGTCCTATACAAGATCTATGTAAATATAtcacaatatatataatataatattataaacactCTACAACATCGATAAATATGTGTTATTGTTGTACAAAACGGATGGATTTGTGCCAAATTCTGACTCGGGTCACATATTGACTTCGAACTTATTGCAAGAGAGAATCATTcgagaatatatttttaggggAAGTACCATCGATCACGGTACTAATTAACCGGTGGATCTTagcaaaagaaaatttctagTGTACTCGACCATTGTGTCGTCTCAACAAAAGCACTTGGCATAGTTCAGACTATCGACCATTTTCTTTCTGCAATGTTTGTAATTAACACACGACACTCGGTCCTACTCGACGCTCAAGATGCACTTTGTTTCGTGATCGATATTACCAACCCCTCACAATTATGTAAAACCTAATTTTGATATGGCTACAACGGTCATGTTGACCAAAGAAAGCCGGATACTCAGTTTTGCATGAAAGACTTAACTAGACAATATTTGTGGTTTATGCACATCCAAGGTGCCAATagattttcagttttaaagcTTCATTCGTGTTTTATCAGTTTAGAAGGCATGCTGTAAATCTGGGGAACTAAATCCCTTCCATTATACCATAGAAAATTTGAGCAAGACTGTTAAGTTATCTTGTGCATgaagttaaatttttgaaaaatatatctctgagtttatttacattaccagcacttaaaaataaagaatcaaattaaatttggaggAGATAAGGTGAATGATCTTGTTAAACGTTCATTCTTTATCGACATAATCTAGTTAGCAAGTTAAGATAGTTGTTTTAAAGACGAGTAATAAGTTTACAGCGTCTCCTAGGATATTGAGTAAGGAAGCTGAACATCCGGAGCAAATTGGAATTCCCCGGATAATTTAAGAGGCGAATAACAGAAAGTGATTCTTGTTCAAAACTTAAATCATAAACATTATTCTAACTTACTAATatatacattacatttttagcAAAAACTGTGATAGTTTcgtgtatatttaatagtatagATTTTAGTTTGTGTagctttttataattgtagtaTCGCTTTTATTACTTCATTAGAGTTCCAACAAATAAAAAGGTTTTGTGTTTCAAAATCATTCATCAAACATCCCCAGTTTTATGCTCTAATCCCTTACCATTTCGTAGTAAACTATTGAAGCACCAAAATTAAAGCTTCATTTGTTAATTacgaaaaaatacaaaaatactgaaaatagtTCAACAAATATCACACATCGGAACTCTTAAGACCTTCAAGCAACGGGGCCGTTATCCTTGTTTCATCTAAATAAATGCAAACTGGCGACGATCTATCTTCCTCTTGAATCGAACACCTTCTGTCGAAACTCGTCGAACTTACGTCCAAACTGTTGGAGATCCTTTCAGGCGTAAACTTTCTGACGGTTGGTTGTTCGAAGCTTCTGGATATCTTCGGTCTGATCGGAACGGAACTTTTTCTGGGAACCTGTAAAACACCTTCTCAAAACACACAAAAACGTTAAAGAAAAAATCGTACCTCAACGGTGATGCTGGAAGCCTCCAAAGACTCCAGTGGCGATTCGAAGCTGATGGTCGGCTGTTGAAAGGTGCACGGATAACTAGAAGACGGTCGTCTGTCGCCGTATTTACGTTCGGTCTTCGGATGTTCGAAGCTGATGAAGTTCCTGTGATAGTTGGTCGGCCGTTCGACGAAACACGACGATCGTCTCGGTCTGTGGATCGATATTGGGGGCCGTTCTATTGATATCGATGGTCTTTGgcggtttataaaaattggtcGGTCGATCGTAATCGATGGTCTTCTATCTCTATTGAGAATGGGTATTATGGAacctgtaattttaaattgacagGACGACAGTTAATGGTACCTATTGGTACTACCGCAAGCTAGTTTAAAAACGCAACGACGTTATTTACTCATCCGTAGTAGTTTAATGgtctgattaaatttatattttacgacCGTGAACGcgttttgaaatttaacgGGCCGTTTAATAGTCGATCGGCTAAAATTATAAGTATACTTTGTGGAAAACGAAATGTGTTTTCTTGTACGTGACGAAACGGACGGAACAATTAATCTTTCTCGGTGCGATTCCTAATTGTTCGCAATGTCTGGCGGTGTTTTTAGAGTCTGCGAAGTTGGGGAGAAAAACGTTAAAGTACGGATTACGTCGAGAAGcacttttttgatttatttcaattatggaGAGTGATAAGAGTCTcgtttttattccatttaaacattttatttagtccGATGTTATTTTAGTTGAAACGGAATTGTTTATTTGAGtctatttatgatttatttcacTTATGAAGAGTGATAACAGGCTcatttttatccaattttaatatttcatttagtttaatgttattttagatGAAAagctgttatttatttaaatctcttcttgatttatttcaattatagtaAGTgacaaaagtaatttaatttagtttgattCTATTTCAGCTGaaaggaaattatttatttaaatctatttctgATTTAGTTGAATTAAGGAGAGAACTACGGGAACTCATTTTTATCtcatttgaacattttaatttagtttgaagtaattttattagaaaagttattcaaataaatctatctttaatttaattcaattatggaCAACAATAAAGTTCTCGTTTTTGCtccactttaatatttaatatagtttgaaattatttcagtttaaaaggagttatttcaattatagaGAGTGATTAGAGTCTCATTATGTTAGTATCCCATTTGTATTAGTAttagtttattgttattttagatGAAAagctgttatttatttaaacctcttcttgatttatttcaattatggaAAGTGACAAAAGTctcgttaaaaatttaatttaatttagtttgattCTATTTCAGCTGaaaggaaattatttatttaaatctatttctgATTTAGTTGAATTAAGGAGAGAACTACGGGAACTCATTTTTATCtcatttgaacattttaatttagtttgaagtaattttattagaaaagttattcaaataaatctatctttaatttaattcaattatggaCAACAATAAAGTTCTCGTTTTTGCtccactttaatatttaatatagtttgaaattatttcagtttaaaaggagttatttcaattatagaGAGTGATTAGAGTCTCATTATGTTAGTATCCCATTTGTATTAGTAttagtttattgttattttagatGAAAagctgttatttatttaaacctcttcttgatttatttcaattatggaAAGTGACAAAAGTctcgttaaaaatttaatttaatttagtttgattCTATTTCAGCTGaaaggaaattatttatttaaatctatttctgATTTAGTTGAATTAAGGAGAGAACTACGGGAACTCATTTTTATCtcatttgaacattttaatttagtttgaagtaattttattagaaaagttattcaaataaatctacctttaattttattcaattatggaCAACAATAAAGTTCTCGTTTTTGCtccactttaatatttaatatagtttgaaattatttcagtttaaaaggagttatttcaattatagaGAGTGATTAGAGTCTCATTATGTTAGTATCCCATTTGTATTAGTAttagtttattgttattttagatGAAAagctgttatttatttaaatctcttcttgatttatttcaattatggaAAGTGACAAAAGTctcgttaaaaatttaatttaatttagtttgattCTATTTCAGCTGaaaggaatttatttatttaaatctatttctgATTTAGTTGAATTACGGAGAGAACTTAGGAAACTCATTTTTATCtcaattgaacattttaatttagtttgaagtaattttattagaaaagttattcaaataaatctatctttaattttattcaattatggaCAACAATAAAGTTCTCGTTTTTGCtccactttaatatttaatatagtttgaaattatttcagtttaaaaggagttatttcaattatagaGAGTGATTAGAGTTACATTATGTTAGTATCCCATTTGAACATtagttgaattttatttatttcattttccccctatatttcaattatgggaaatgatgaaaatatcatttttatccaatattaatttagtttattttagttgaaaaggtgtaatttatttaaatctcctttttacttatttcacttattgaaaatgaaatgaatttcattttatcccctttagacatttaatttagtttgatgttatttttgttgaaaaagtattttttattgaaacttttttgTTGTGAAGAGTTATGAAAGTCTCACTTTCTTCATTTAAGTTACTTCGTTTTAATCGTATTGTTGAatcataaatgtaaaatactgATTGGATGAcagaatgaatgaataaactCGTTAATAATTACCAATAAGTCTTCATGCAAATTAAACCGTTTGTATAATTAACAGTGTTGAAACTTGTAAATGGTAATTTGGCTTTGACTGtatttaaaacacacaaatcAATTCgcaaattgaattaatcaaGTTCTTGGGCAAATTACTACTAAAAAGTctagattataaaataaaataaaatctatagcTATCTAGTGCGAAACATGCTTATAGTGTAAAGTGCATAGTACCTTTTCTATTACCTGTGAGTGAGCTCGACATCGAGACCGGATTCTCCTGGACGAGCAGGTGCTGGATGTCGATGGCGGACTTGACGCGTCGCGGCGGCGGATTCAGGACGGCCATCGTCGATCCGACGAAGACGGAGTTGCGACGTGGCCGTCTGATAATGGGTGATGGAAGTGCTGACAGGGGATCAGTCAACGCGTTCACGTTGTACTTCGAGAACGACATCCGTTGCTGGAAAATAAAACCGGGAATTTGATTCGGCGACGACAATAAAAGTGCCCCGGAGTTATCGGAAGGTTTTGAGGGATAAATCTTCGGCAGACGTTTTATTTAGGGACAGGGTGGTGGGTTGAGGGAGGCGGGGTTCTCGGTGAAAGAACAACAACGACACGAAACCGATTGTTGTAATTTCGCATTTCCATCGGGTTTTTTTTACGACGCGACACGATGTGTGGTGCTCagtaatttcattattgtaCACGAAAAACTCGTCAACTGAAAACTTGACGTTTTGACAGGAAAAAGTTTGTAATTTGTTGCGTGATGTTTGATTAAtaacacattattatttttaaataatacttagtCGTTCTTATTTCAATTCCgactatttttaaactgaTCGATAGGAAACCACAATATATGAGATTCATGAttcactttaaattattttttatatatttaacagtatataacatttatttattaaactttacatattatttactatttattaattgctgAAATTGGTGGATTTTTCTTTCATCAGTTTAAAAGTGGCTTTGATCCATTGAAGGTGAATAAGGACTAGTTGGTCCTGAAGACGGTACCTACGAAGTAATTTGTTCAACATGTTTGGAAATGTTCATCGACTTGGAGGAATTGTACTTAACACAATAACATTTTGATGACTGTACTGTACAAAAAACTTACTCAAAGACGACTTTTAGTGAATAGTGATTTAGGAGTTTTCTTCTTCATGACAACTTATTAGAACCTCAAAGGCCGTCTCAAGGTTAAGTAAGAGGACCATATAgtccaaatatttaacaatgtggtatttatttcagtttaatatGAATGTAATAGACAGTTTAATCCTGAAGAGAAGGTCAAAGgtgaattttatctttttttcagTTCCAATaactattttgttgaataaaagtgatttctaaGAAAGTTATgctaatttcaacaaattacttttttatatatccaatatattaatatggaTTTTATTCAAGTCGATATTTTTCAAgacaataatgaaatattaaatccctGCAGAAGAGAGAGAATGGGCAAGATGCTGGACTCACAGATAACAAATTTCAGGcaattcattttcatttagtGCCGTTAGAAGAACAATACAAACTTTTTTGGGGTTTCCAATTATCCCTTCATTGTGGTTTATGAGGAAGTTATTATGATTAATCGTCCTGTATCTatgacaaacaattaaaatcgtGATAACGTTTTAGTGGAATTTAATTCGATCCGGTTTTCATCGAGGTCgagataaaattgaatttattcgtCGTGAACTTTTTAATACGTATCCAATAAATAAACTGGacagttttgaaaaataaccCTGAAACTATCTTGTGTATTTTTGATGAGGTTTGAATTCCAGACGATACAAGGAATTATTGGGTCCAGCAGGAATATTATTTCGTTCAATGTTTTGAAAAAGTCTACCGTAGAAGTTTGTTTCGGAGTTTCGGCAACATTAAGTAAGTTCGGTTCAGCTTGACAAGATAGAATGTCGAAGTTTAATGGAACATATCATTCGGGAATTTCGGAGAATTTAtgagtgaataaaataaacatttgtaaGTTCTGACAATGTTTAGATGACAATAAAAAGTGACctcatatttaaatgtttaattaatttatcccaGATAAAGCATTACtctgttaattaaatgttttatgcgTATGTAAATTACGGCCATTAATTGTtcattgtcaaaatttaaataactgtgGGTAATTATTGTTGTGAATAGAGTTGtcatttaaacatataaattcaaaagatattattaaatttattcactcaggtattaaaattttaaacattaataatttaatagaaattctgTAACAATACAATGGTGGTCAAATATATTGCATGCATTGCATACCTTtttaatagacaaaattatagaaacttaTACATTGATTCCAATAGCTTTGGAatcaatgtataaatttctataattttgtctattaaaAAGGTAAAGGTGCAATGCatgcaaaaacaataaacattataggtaCTGCCATCCAATTCAAGCAGTTCATctcatattttcaataagttGCTATAGTTATGTCCACTgctgtaaataaaaagttccaattatattaataaaacaataattaaatcccCTTTATCCTTATTTGCGTTCAGGTCGGTTCATTTGTCATTCgtccattaaaaatttacaacacTTGCCTTTTAACTCTGCCAAGTATTGATTAGATACTGTCGCACTGATATAGAATAACGTGAATAATGCGCCACTTgtcgttaataatttaaccccGAGAACCGTCTTTTAATCCATCCCTTTGATGATCCACAATGCTGGAATTTCACCCACGAAAAATCGTCACGAAATGTATATGTAAAGTTTTTATGACCGCAGCAGCGGGTCTGCCGAATTAAATCTTCAGACGTCGCTTAAAcagaaaaagtttttataattttcgaccctcaattacaattgtttttttcaaGCGGTGGGTGGTCACGAAGGGTACGGACAAAAGCAATCTGGGATGGAACAAGATGTCAATGGAAATTAGGACCGAAACCGATTTACAACATTCTGGTTGGaagtttaattggacattatTTTCTCGAAATAACTAACCAGGGGGTTGTAACGGGTTTGTATTGATTCGACACCGAACGTGTCGTTGAGGGAATAATGTATTTCATGGCGGGTTCAACTCGAACAGAATtagaatagaaaaattttcataagcAGTTCGTTAGAGCATAACTATTTGGGTACATATTTATCCAGGTTTAGAATCTCATacgttttagtaataaaactgaatttaaaaCGGTTGTTACAAGACAAAACATGTTTACTAGACTCCGCTGAAACCTCTTCAAAAGTATTGCGGTtggaattttctaataaaacgaaataaacaaatagCTTTTTACACTTTAATTTAGGTTGAAAGTATTACAACAATTCGTGCCgggatttaaaataagttcttTGTTGAGGAAGGTCATTTTGCAGACATTCCGCGTTCAATCaacgtttaaaataaactcgCCTTTCAGCGG encodes the following:
- the LOC109602158 gene encoding uncharacterized protein LOC109602158 isoform X3 produces the protein MSVIGGLVINHSRFECTECLEEWEKGHSGFHGMEVEVREEATSRSRSGADSTSPLVNNTPTYPVADAPVVIVRVEEVLLVVLVLIIWVAAIALFFNRWGKIRMLEPYQPKFHQQPHRPSCPLAPLSPPGINAQQRMSFSKYNVNALTDPLSALPSPIIRRPRRNSVFVGSTMAVLNPPPRRVKSAIDIQHLLVQENPVSMSSSLTGNRKGSIIPILNRDRRPSITIDRPIFINRQRPSISIERPPISIHRPRRSSCFVERPTNYHRNFISFEHPKTERKYGDRRPSSSYPCTFQQPTISFESPLESLEASSITVEVPRKSSVPIRPKISRSFEQPTVRKFTPERISNSLDVSSTSFDRRCSIQEEDRSSPVCIYLDETRITAPLLEGLKSSDV
- the LOC109602158 gene encoding uncharacterized protein LOC109602158 isoform X1, giving the protein MSVIGGLVINHSRFECTECLEEWEKGHSGFHGMEVEVREEATSRSRSGADSTSPLVNNTPTYPVADAPVVIVRVEEVLLVVLVLIIWVAAIALFFNRWGKIRMLEPYQPKFHQQPHRPSCPLAPLSPPGINAQVSNTLPRAQKPTTQRMSFSKYNVNALTDPLSALPSPIIRRPRRNSVFVGSTMAVLNPPPRRVKSAIDIQHLLVQENPVSMSSSLTGNRKGSIIPILNRDRRPSITIDRPIFINRQRPSISIERPPISIHRPRRSSCFVERPTNYHRNFISFEHPKTERKYGDRRPSSSYPCTFQQPTISFESPLESLEASSITVEVPRKSSVPIRPKISRSFEQPTVRKFTPERISNSLDVSSTSFDRRCSIQEEDRSSPVCIYLDETRITAPLLEGLKSSDV
- the LOC109602158 gene encoding uncharacterized protein LOC109602158 isoform X4 is translated as MSVIGGLVINHSRFECTECLEEWEKGHSGFHGMEVEVREEATSRSRSGADSTSPLVNNTPTYPVADAPVVIVRVEEVLLVVLVLIIWVAAIALFFNRWGKIRMLEPYQPKFHQQPHRPSCPLAPLSPPGINAQQRMSFSKYNVNALTDPLSALPSPIIRRPRRNSVFVGSTMAVLNPPPRRVKSAIDIQHLLVQENPVSMSSSLTGSIIPILNRDRRPSITIDRPIFINRQRPSISIERPPISIHRPRRSSCFVERPTNYHRNFISFEHPKTERKYGDRRPSSSYPCTFQQPTISFESPLESLEASSITVEVPRKSSVPIRPKISRSFEQPTVRKFTPERISNSLDVSSTSFDRRCSIQEEDRSSPVCIYLDETRITAPLLEGLKSSDV
- the LOC109602158 gene encoding uncharacterized protein LOC109602158 isoform X2 translates to MSVIGGLVINHSRFECTECLEEWEKGHSGFHGMEVEVREEATSRSRSGADSTSPLVNNTPTYPVADAPVVIVRVEEVLLVVLVLIIWVAAIALFFNRWGKIRMLEPYQPKFHQQPHRPSCPLAPLSPPGINAQVSNTLPRAQKPTTQRMSFSKYNVNALTDPLSALPSPIIRRPRRNSVFVGSTMAVLNPPPRRVKSAIDIQHLLVQENPVSMSSSLTGSIIPILNRDRRPSITIDRPIFINRQRPSISIERPPISIHRPRRSSCFVERPTNYHRNFISFEHPKTERKYGDRRPSSSYPCTFQQPTISFESPLESLEASSITVEVPRKSSVPIRPKISRSFEQPTVRKFTPERISNSLDVSSTSFDRRCSIQEEDRSSPVCIYLDETRITAPLLEGLKSSDV